The Miscanthus floridulus cultivar M001 chromosome 17, ASM1932011v1, whole genome shotgun sequence genome has a window encoding:
- the LOC136515251 gene encoding uncharacterized protein: MANRIRNGGGGGSGIASVSIGAGRSSVDPGAPSVLCGGGGVASTATCSAAAAELTGLTARLPNARASGVSASAPERATAGPGSASPPLPGGAGLLADAPGATSTTLGRGRRW, encoded by the coding sequence ATGGCAAACCGcatccgcaacggcggaggcggcggcagtggcatcGCATCcgtgtccatcggcgccggtcggtcctcagtggaccccggtgccccttcggtcctctgcgggggcggtggcgtcgcctccaccgccacctgctctgcCGCGGCCGCCGAgcttaccgggctgacggcgcgtttgcctaacgcccgcgcctcgggcgtgtcggcctcggccccggagcgggcaaccgccggccccgggtccgcttctcctcctcttcCCGGGGGTGCTGGGCTacttgccgacgccccgggcgccacctccacgacgttaggaag